A part of Rhinolophus ferrumequinum isolate MPI-CBG mRhiFer1 chromosome 11, mRhiFer1_v1.p, whole genome shotgun sequence genomic DNA contains:
- the LOC117029690 gene encoding wiskott-Aldrich syndrome protein homolog 1-like, with translation MTHAHKDPQALPRAHVHARPPLAGPGRPPSPIVSGSEQSPRLHDRRRRPGEPWGPGGRGRTGRVAAGTDLGAARAPSPGLGAPSGRGQPPGQRPPARGLGPRIVRRRCLPTRDQFRAAGRRSARPWPSVDLSVAATAGAPPPAQRPRRGCELRRRGPAPPPLLSPPLPRPPRGNPSPRPSVRGTPAPTRSRCRGPPSARQASSAPRLPGLSPRHRILPQRRAVPTSPFSSFLRVTASRPLLPSRSLCPLSSSPSPSRPPLPSSFPLPISP, from the coding sequence ATGACACACGCACACAAAGACCCTCAGGCCCTGCCCCGCGCTCACGTTCACGCTCGCCCTCCTCTCGCAGGCCCAGgccgccccccctcccccattgTCTCCGGCTCAGAACAAAGCCCCCGGCTCCAcgaccgccgccgccgcccgggaGAGCCCTGGGGGCCGGGCGGGCGCGGCCGGACGGGCCGGGTGGCCGCGGGCACTGACCTCGGCGCGGCGCGGGCTCCCTCGCCCGGTCTTGGGGCGCCGTCCGGCCGCGGTCAGCCCCCCGGGCAGCGCCCACCCGCACGGGGCCTGGGGCCGCGCATCGTCCGCCGCCGCTGTCTCCCGACCCGCGATCAGTTCCGGGCAGCCGGCCGTCGGTCCGCGCGGCCCTGGCCGTCGGTCGATCTGTCCGTCGCCGCCACCGCCGGGGCGCCGCCTCCTGCACAGCGGCCCCGCAGAGGATGCGAGCTTCGCCGCCGCGGCCCcgcgccccctcccctcctctcccctcccctcccccgccctccgcGCGGTAACCCGAGCCCCCGCCCCTCCGTCCGCGgaacccccgcccccacccgctCTCGGTGCCGCGGCCCCCCCAGCGCCCGCCAGGCCTCCTCCGCCCCTCGACTTCCCGGCCTCAGTCCGCGGCACCGGATCCTGCCCCAGCGCCGCGCAGTCCCCACGTCCCCGTTCTCTTCCTTTCTCCGGGTCACTGCGTCCCGTCCCCTCCTCCCATCCcgttctctctgtcctctctcctcGTCCCCTTCTCCCTCTCGTCCTCCCCTTCCATCTTCTTtcccactccccatttccccttag